A window of Ketobacter sp. MCCC 1A13808 contains these coding sequences:
- a CDS encoding DUF2063 domain-containing protein yields MTRPDSLFNLQTKFAAHLRDPERTPAPTDVEDRRMKVYRELVYNNIESFISGAFPVLRSLTNDEKWHCLVRGFISGYYCQSPYFLEISQEFLTYLQEQRAPAADDLPFMFELAHYEWIELAVDVDVTEFPSTGFNPGGNLMHARPFVSPLAHVLHYQFPVHRIGPQYVPLEPVPPGTFLIVYRDQQCEVRFMEVNGVTARLLMVLEEQKTFTGEQAVRQIIEEMQHPDEQLVLDGGREALGQLYQSGIVLGTELMTVTG; encoded by the coding sequence ATGACCAGACCAGACTCATTGTTTAACCTGCAAACAAAATTTGCAGCTCACCTTCGTGATCCTGAACGTACGCCAGCGCCTACGGATGTCGAGGATCGCCGCATGAAGGTCTACCGGGAGTTGGTCTATAACAATATTGAAAGCTTTATCAGCGGTGCATTTCCGGTACTACGTAGCCTAACCAATGATGAAAAGTGGCACTGTTTGGTGCGAGGCTTCATATCCGGATATTATTGCCAGTCCCCGTATTTTCTTGAAATCAGCCAGGAATTTTTGACGTATTTGCAAGAGCAAAGAGCACCAGCCGCTGACGATTTGCCGTTTATGTTTGAGCTGGCACATTATGAGTGGATTGAACTCGCGGTTGATGTGGATGTTACAGAATTCCCCAGTACCGGCTTTAATCCAGGTGGTAACCTGATGCACGCTCGCCCGTTTGTTTCGCCGTTAGCCCATGTCCTGCATTATCAGTTTCCGGTTCATCGCATCGGTCCGCAATATGTACCACTCGAGCCTGTGCCCCCAGGCACGTTTTTAATAGTGTATCGCGACCAGCAATGCGAAGTACGCTTCATGGAAGTCAACGGCGTCACTGCGCGTCTGTTGATGGTGCTTGAGGAGCAGAAAACGTTTACCGGCGAGCAGGCTGTCCGGCAGATCATTGAAGAAATGCAACACCCGGATGAGCAGCTGGTTTTGGATGGCGGGCGCGAGGCGCTTGGTCAGCTGTATCAAAGCGGAATTGTGTTGGGTACTGAGTTGATGACCGTAACCGGATAG
- a CDS encoding DUF692 domain-containing protein: MSTVTPPSVQGAGLGLRRSMLNALNDETLAAVDFMEVAPENWIDVGGRFGKQFGLIAEAVPFVTHGLSLSLGGPSPIDTNLVSNIKTFLDRYNIDTYSEHLSYCSDQGHLYDLMPIPFTEQAVTHVVSRIHQVQDILKRPLVIENVSYYAAPGQEMQEFEFLKSVISRSGCGLLLDVNNIYVNSINHGYDAESFLHQMPGEHIVYMHVAGHYNEADDLIVDTHGADVIDPVWNLLEKAYQIFGVKPTLLERDFNIPAMDVLVREVERIRSIQSQHQADNPQAIPREQRVPVRTT; this comes from the coding sequence ATGTCAACTGTAACCCCACCATCCGTTCAAGGTGCAGGGTTAGGGCTGCGTCGTTCAATGCTCAATGCATTGAACGACGAAACTCTCGCTGCTGTGGATTTCATGGAAGTGGCACCGGAAAACTGGATAGATGTTGGCGGGCGCTTTGGAAAGCAATTTGGTTTGATAGCCGAAGCAGTTCCCTTTGTTACCCACGGACTGTCATTGTCGCTGGGTGGTCCGTCACCAATCGATACTAATCTGGTTTCTAATATCAAGACGTTTCTGGATCGTTATAATATCGATACATACAGTGAGCACCTCAGTTATTGCAGCGATCAAGGGCACCTTTACGACTTGATGCCAATACCGTTTACTGAGCAAGCGGTGACTCATGTGGTGTCGCGAATTCATCAGGTTCAGGATATTCTGAAACGGCCACTGGTTATCGAAAACGTATCCTATTATGCGGCTCCAGGGCAGGAGATGCAGGAGTTCGAGTTTTTGAAATCGGTGATAAGTCGTTCCGGCTGTGGTTTATTGTTGGACGTGAATAATATTTATGTAAACAGCATCAATCACGGTTACGACGCAGAATCTTTTCTTCATCAAATGCCGGGTGAACACATTGTTTATATGCATGTGGCCGGACATTACAATGAAGCTGACGATCTGATTGTGGATACGCACGGGGCGGATGTTATTGATCCGGTCTGGAATCTTCTGGAAAAGGCGTATCAAATTTTTGGTGTGAAGCCGACGCTGCTGGAAAGGGATTTTAACATTCCTGCAATGGACGTGCTGGTCAGGGAAGTAGAGCGAATACGCAGTATTCAATCACAGCACCAAGCCGATAATCCACAAGCTATTCCTAGGGAACAACGCGTACCAGTACGCACTACTTAA
- a CDS encoding beta-ketoacyl-ACP synthase III encodes MTKSIPSQVVVVSGTGLYTPEETISNRELVASFNQYVDLFNSENQHAIEAGELEPLTYSSEEFIYKASGIESRYVMNKSGVLDPARLHPRIAERSDEEQSVQCEIAIAACKEALAQANKSADEIDAVIVACSNMQRAYPAMAIEVQDALGIKGFGFDMNVACSSATFGMQTAKDAVLSGSARAVLVVNPEICSGHLAWEDRDCHFIFGDVCTAIVVESLETSKSEQNWEILGSRLQTQFSNNIRNNFGFLNRCDETGVGARDKLFRQNGRKVFKEVVPMVAEMIVSHLADESIEVNELKRMWLHQANLSMNLLISKKVLGRDASIEEAPVILNEYANTSSAGSVIAFHKHRQDMAVGAIGVICSFGAGYSAGSVIVKRL; translated from the coding sequence ATGACAAAATCAATACCATCACAAGTGGTTGTGGTTAGTGGAACCGGGTTATACACACCAGAGGAAACCATTTCTAACCGCGAGTTAGTCGCTTCCTTCAATCAATACGTAGATCTCTTTAATTCAGAGAATCAGCATGCGATCGAAGCCGGGGAGCTGGAGCCATTAACCTATTCCAGCGAAGAATTTATTTATAAGGCGTCGGGTATTGAAAGTCGTTATGTAATGAATAAATCCGGTGTGTTGGACCCGGCCCGGCTGCATCCCCGTATTGCCGAGCGCAGTGACGAGGAGCAATCCGTTCAGTGTGAGATCGCGATTGCTGCCTGCAAAGAGGCATTGGCGCAGGCCAATAAATCCGCTGATGAAATTGATGCGGTTATTGTGGCGTGTTCCAATATGCAGCGTGCGTATCCGGCGATGGCAATTGAAGTTCAAGATGCACTGGGTATCAAGGGGTTTGGCTTTGATATGAATGTGGCTTGCTCGTCAGCCACATTCGGTATGCAGACGGCCAAGGACGCGGTTCTATCCGGTTCTGCACGGGCCGTCTTGGTGGTGAATCCGGAAATCTGCTCAGGGCATTTGGCCTGGGAAGATCGGGACTGCCATTTTATTTTCGGTGATGTGTGTACTGCGATTGTCGTAGAAAGTCTGGAAACAAGTAAAAGTGAGCAAAACTGGGAAATTCTCGGTAGTCGCCTGCAAACCCAGTTTTCCAATAACATCCGCAATAATTTTGGTTTCCTTAACCGGTGTGACGAAACCGGGGTGGGGGCGCGTGATAAACTGTTTCGACAGAACGGGCGTAAAGTGTTTAAAGAAGTCGTACCCATGGTGGCGGAAATGATTGTCAGTCACCTAGCAGACGAGTCAATTGAGGTGAATGAGCTCAAACGGATGTGGTTACATCAAGCCAACTTGAGCATGAACTTGCTGATTTCCAAGAAAGTATTGGGTCGCGACGCGAGTATCGAAGAAGCACCGGTCATTCTCAATGAGTATGCCAACACCAGCTCTGCAGGCTCCGTGATTGCCTTCCACAAACATCGCCAGGATATGGCAGTGGGCGCTATCGGTGTCATCTGCTCTTTCGGCGCGGGTTACTCGGCGGGAAGTGTAATTGTAAAAAGGCTTTGA
- a CDS encoding alpha/beta fold hydrolase yields the protein MSSRQIEQSLMVPLSGGQQLHLRRLSDSPDAPAILLLHGLLEDGTVFYSRQGRGLAHFLAEQGYDVFIPDLRGKGRSWPPVSGWARYRVKDAVSQDIPAIVETIFNLKGAFPSYWVGHAWGGVLASSFLARYPSYRSSINGLVYFGTRRVAVDRNWSRLIWVDGLWGWLGGMFARFKGYIPGRSLRIGAENEFNDMQQESMSWLNGQPWVDPSDDFDYGKALSEGLDYPPALYFASASDLAFSSPDDVKGFMLEVGQHNGRLVVLGEGNGNKHDYSHVGMLTHPDAVHDHFPFMVNWMSEMDRLRQEAQIGSNSNPQNSDQSAASGK from the coding sequence ATGTCTTCACGACAAATAGAACAATCTCTGATGGTGCCTTTATCCGGTGGACAGCAGCTGCATCTGCGACGCCTTTCGGACAGTCCGGATGCCCCCGCCATTTTATTGCTGCATGGCTTGCTTGAGGACGGCACCGTGTTTTATTCGCGCCAGGGCCGGGGTTTGGCGCACTTTCTAGCGGAGCAGGGATACGACGTCTTTATTCCTGATCTGAGGGGGAAAGGCCGTTCCTGGCCTCCGGTGAGCGGCTGGGCTCGGTACCGCGTAAAGGATGCTGTCAGCCAGGACATACCTGCTATCGTAGAAACCATCTTCAACCTAAAGGGAGCCTTTCCATCGTATTGGGTTGGCCACGCCTGGGGTGGTGTCTTAGCCAGTAGCTTTCTTGCCCGCTATCCTTCCTATCGCTCGTCCATCAATGGGCTAGTTTATTTTGGCACACGGCGGGTAGCCGTCGACCGTAATTGGTCGCGCCTGATCTGGGTGGACGGATTGTGGGGTTGGCTGGGGGGAATGTTTGCCCGGTTCAAGGGCTATATACCCGGACGAAGTCTGCGAATTGGCGCTGAAAACGAATTCAACGATATGCAGCAGGAAAGTATGAGTTGGCTTAACGGGCAGCCTTGGGTCGATCCGTCAGATGATTTTGATTACGGCAAAGCGCTGAGTGAGGGCCTAGACTACCCGCCCGCTTTGTATTTTGCATCGGCCAGTGATCTGGCATTTTCGAGTCCGGACGACGTGAAGGGGTTTATGCTGGAGGTGGGCCAGCACAATGGTCGTCTAGTTGTATTAGGTGAGGGCAACGGAAATAAACACGATTATTCACACGTCGGAATGCTCACACACCCGGATGCAGTGCATGATCACTTTCCGTTCATGGTAAACTGGATGTCCGAAATGGACCGATTACGCCAGGAAGCGCAGATTGGCAGCAATTCAAATCCTCAAAACTCAGATCAATCTGCCGCAAGTGGTAAATAA
- the hrpA gene encoding ATP-dependent RNA helicase HrpA — MTTPTQLQDLRKQLDHCMLRDRHHLLRHVRKIEQSLSRGQDVAGQWQRLTGQVAASVSLAKKRKQSVPPWSYPESLPVSARAEEIVTAIRDNQVVIIAGETGSGKTTQIPKLCMQAGLGQYGFIGHTQPRRLAARTVSQRIADELSSPLGEAVGFKIRFQDRVADTSIIKLMTDGILLAEINHDRFLSQYSAIIIDEAHERTLNIDFLLGYLKQLLPKRPDLKVVITSATIDHMRFASYFHNAPVIEVSGRTYPVELVYRPLDNVEETDEDTVADEESRMESGILQAVKDILQRQREQPKTLGCGDILVFLASERDIRQVADYLRRHVGSFLEIMPLYSRLSNAEQNRVFQSHSGRRIVLSTNVAETSVTVPGIGYVIDTGVARISRYSFRTKVQRLPIEPISQASANQRAGRCGRVAAGVCYRLYSEQDFLNRPEFTEAEVLRTNLSSVILQMQGLKLGELARFPFIDPPDQRLINDGYRLLDELGAVDRNRRITALGFDLLKFPVDPRIARMLVAANDLHCLQEVLVIASGMSVQEPWQRPHERQAAADESLNRFRQPDSDFLTFNQIWRECEEQKAALTNARYRKWLMTRFLSYLRMREWQDVYRQLKQACNQLGWTENKEGARYEEIHKAILTGLLSHIAVKDDQKGYMATRNRSLSIFPGSGLSRRKPKWIMCAEIVETQKVYGRTVAKIEPEWAEQIGAGLLKKSYFEPHWEKKRGSAIAYEQTSLFGLILTPRKAVNYAAIDPLLSRELFIQNALVAGDYETRAPYARHNQALINDLEYLEQKSRRRDILIDELSLYALFDQIVPAHIVNGKSFEKWRKKAEHENPRVLYLDRAQLLASNNDDVSELEFPDEVDVEGGKIEIDYQFEPGRNQDGLNILVPVTLINQIEDEKLEWLVPGLEKEKCIALIKSLPKTLRKHFVPAPDFADAFLATQPDRGRSLLLQLADYLRQRKAIDISITSWDENALPLHLRANLQVVNEQGELLREGRDIRQIKMELQGQFHQSLKLLTQSSIDQQHYDHWAFGDIPEVYELKQGSSVVKAYPALTDRQDGVSLELLDTQYAAELTMKKGILRLCLLALPKQVRYLKKQHGLAESAVIKYSAFGDKKSLTEGLVEASFFQAFVAHKPLPRTESDFKARLQSGNTLLASAATEMSDLIALILEQHHIVVTMLSGDSSPARVATKRDIEFQLSQLFPQNWIQNRGLDPLQQYPRYLEAIQVRWKRLQGKIERDRQLIDEIESLWEQYEERQQKHRKESVVDAALEEWRWALEEYRVSVFAQGVKTSYPVSYKRLQKMWQKVAL, encoded by the coding sequence GTGACGACGCCCACTCAATTGCAAGATCTCCGCAAGCAGCTTGATCACTGCATGCTCCGGGATCGTCATCACTTATTGCGCCATGTCAGAAAAATAGAGCAGAGCCTATCCCGAGGGCAGGATGTGGCGGGGCAATGGCAACGTCTCACAGGCCAAGTGGCCGCATCGGTCTCCCTCGCGAAAAAAAGAAAACAATCGGTTCCACCGTGGTCCTATCCGGAAAGCCTGCCGGTGTCGGCCAGGGCCGAAGAGATAGTCACCGCCATCCGCGACAATCAGGTAGTCATTATCGCCGGCGAGACCGGCTCCGGTAAAACCACACAAATTCCCAAACTGTGTATGCAGGCCGGGTTGGGTCAATATGGTTTTATCGGCCATACCCAACCTCGTCGTCTGGCAGCGAGAACCGTATCCCAGCGCATCGCAGACGAACTGAGCTCACCTTTGGGTGAAGCAGTTGGTTTTAAAATCCGTTTCCAGGATCGGGTTGCCGATACCAGTATCATCAAATTGATGACCGACGGTATTTTGCTGGCTGAAATCAACCATGACCGTTTTCTGAGTCAATACAGTGCAATTATTATAGATGAAGCCCACGAACGTACGCTGAATATTGATTTTCTGCTGGGTTATTTGAAGCAGCTCCTTCCCAAACGACCGGATCTGAAAGTGGTGATCACCTCCGCCACGATCGACCACATGCGTTTTGCATCGTATTTCCATAATGCGCCGGTAATCGAAGTGTCCGGGCGTACCTATCCGGTGGAATTGGTGTATCGGCCGCTGGATAACGTTGAAGAGACGGACGAGGACACGGTTGCTGATGAAGAAAGCCGGATGGAAAGCGGGATTTTGCAGGCGGTTAAAGACATTCTGCAACGGCAACGCGAACAGCCTAAGACTCTCGGTTGTGGGGATATTCTGGTGTTTCTGGCCAGTGAACGCGACATTCGCCAGGTGGCAGACTATTTGCGGCGGCACGTTGGCAGTTTTCTGGAAATCATGCCGTTGTATTCCCGCCTCAGTAACGCAGAGCAAAATCGCGTATTCCAATCCCATTCCGGCCGGAGAATTGTTTTATCGACCAATGTGGCGGAAACATCGGTAACAGTACCGGGCATTGGTTATGTGATTGACACCGGCGTTGCCCGCATTAGCCGATACAGTTTTCGTACCAAGGTACAGCGACTGCCGATCGAACCCATTTCTCAGGCCAGTGCGAACCAGCGTGCGGGTCGGTGCGGGCGGGTTGCTGCGGGTGTTTGTTACCGGCTCTACTCGGAGCAGGATTTTCTGAACCGCCCTGAGTTTACGGAAGCAGAAGTGCTGCGCACCAATCTGTCCTCGGTGATTTTGCAAATGCAGGGGCTAAAGCTGGGAGAACTTGCCCGCTTTCCTTTTATCGACCCCCCGGATCAGCGACTCATTAATGATGGTTACCGTTTGCTGGACGAGTTGGGTGCCGTCGATCGCAATCGTCGCATTACCGCTCTCGGGTTTGATCTGCTGAAGTTTCCGGTGGACCCGCGTATTGCCCGTATGCTGGTGGCCGCTAACGATTTGCACTGTCTGCAGGAAGTTTTGGTGATCGCCAGTGGAATGAGCGTGCAGGAGCCGTGGCAGCGGCCCCACGAGCGGCAGGCTGCAGCGGACGAATCACTCAATCGTTTTCGACAGCCGGATTCCGATTTTCTTACTTTTAACCAAATCTGGCGGGAATGTGAAGAACAAAAAGCGGCATTAACCAATGCCCGTTATCGGAAGTGGCTGATGACGCGTTTTTTGAGTTATTTACGGATGCGGGAATGGCAGGATGTGTATCGCCAGCTGAAGCAAGCCTGCAATCAGCTAGGCTGGACTGAAAATAAAGAAGGCGCACGCTACGAAGAAATTCATAAGGCGATCCTGACCGGCCTATTGAGCCATATAGCAGTGAAAGATGACCAAAAAGGCTACATGGCTACCCGTAACCGCTCGCTGAGTATTTTTCCGGGCTCGGGATTAAGCCGGCGTAAACCAAAGTGGATAATGTGCGCCGAAATTGTCGAGACGCAAAAAGTATACGGCCGTACCGTGGCAAAAATAGAACCCGAGTGGGCCGAACAAATCGGTGCCGGGTTGCTTAAGAAAAGCTATTTCGAGCCCCATTGGGAGAAGAAGCGTGGATCAGCGATAGCGTATGAACAAACCAGTTTGTTCGGTTTGATCCTGACGCCCCGGAAAGCGGTGAATTACGCAGCCATCGACCCTCTGCTCAGCCGCGAACTCTTTATTCAGAATGCGTTGGTGGCGGGGGACTACGAAACCCGCGCTCCCTATGCCCGCCATAATCAGGCGTTGATAAACGATCTGGAATACCTGGAGCAAAAGTCCCGGCGCAGGGATATTCTGATCGACGAGCTGAGCCTTTATGCGCTATTCGACCAGATAGTGCCTGCCCACATCGTCAATGGAAAAAGTTTTGAAAAATGGCGTAAAAAAGCGGAGCACGAAAATCCCCGCGTGCTATATCTGGATCGGGCTCAATTGCTCGCATCCAATAACGATGATGTGTCCGAGCTTGAGTTCCCTGATGAAGTAGATGTGGAAGGTGGAAAAATTGAAATTGATTATCAGTTCGAGCCGGGGAGAAATCAGGACGGGCTTAACATCCTGGTTCCGGTCACGCTGATTAACCAGATCGAAGATGAAAAACTCGAGTGGTTAGTACCGGGGCTCGAAAAAGAAAAATGTATAGCGTTAATCAAAAGTTTACCAAAAACCCTGCGCAAACATTTTGTTCCGGCCCCCGATTTTGCAGATGCTTTTCTTGCAACACAGCCGGACAGGGGGCGCTCCTTGCTGTTGCAGTTAGCGGATTATCTTCGCCAAAGAAAAGCGATCGATATCAGTATAACCAGCTGGGATGAAAATGCACTACCGTTGCATCTCCGGGCCAACCTGCAGGTGGTGAACGAACAAGGCGAGCTGCTGCGTGAAGGGCGCGATATTCGTCAGATTAAAATGGAACTTCAGGGGCAGTTCCACCAGTCTTTGAAGCTGTTGACACAATCCTCTATTGATCAGCAACATTATGATCATTGGGCCTTTGGCGATATTCCCGAAGTCTATGAGCTAAAGCAAGGCAGCAGTGTTGTAAAGGCGTATCCTGCTTTAACGGATCGTCAGGATGGTGTCAGTCTCGAATTGCTTGATACCCAATATGCCGCCGAGCTGACCATGAAAAAAGGAATATTGAGATTATGTTTGCTGGCGTTGCCCAAGCAAGTTCGATATTTAAAGAAGCAGCATGGATTGGCAGAATCCGCAGTCATCAAATACAGTGCTTTCGGTGATAAAAAATCACTCACCGAGGGTTTGGTCGAAGCGTCATTTTTTCAAGCATTTGTTGCCCACAAACCGTTGCCACGTACCGAATCGGATTTTAAGGCACGTCTACAGAGTGGCAACACGCTATTGGCTTCTGCCGCCACCGAAATGAGTGACCTGATCGCGCTGATACTGGAGCAGCACCATATTGTTGTGACTATGCTGTCCGGTGATTCCTCACCGGCCCGGGTAGCCACCAAGCGGGATATTGAATTTCAATTATCTCAGCTCTTTCCCCAGAACTGGATACAAAATAGAGGGCTGGATCCTTTGCAACAGTATCCGCGTTATCTTGAGGCTATCCAGGTCCGCTGGAAGCGTTTGCAAGGTAAAATCGAGCGAGACCGGCAGCTAATTGACGAAATTGAAAGCCTGTGGGAACAGTACGAAGAGCGGCAGCAGAAACACCGCAAGGAGTCAGTTGTCGACGCGGCACTGGAAGAATGGCGCTGGGCATTGGAAGAATATCGCGTTTCAGTATTTGCCCAGGGCGTAAAGACCTCTTATCCTGTATCTTATAAGCGACTACAAAAGATGTGGCAGAAAGTCGCCCTTTGA
- a CDS encoding AMP-binding protein codes for MVDRIWLDIYPQGVSSEIDFGDYESVLDVFDSACKKYADRPAFHNMGVTITYGELDKLSADFAAYLQNHTDLKPGDRIAVQMPNLIQYPIVTFGAMRAGLIVVNTNPMYTTREMEHQFNDAGCKALVVLANFGDAVADVLPKTGIKHVIITQVADMQPMIKRVLMNFVIKHIKKMVPDFKIKGAVSFTKAMSLGGSATYKEDANPSLDDVAVLQYTGGTTGVAKGAMLTHRNLVANMLQMDLSLRTLRPGQEVAITPLPLYHIFSFTVNCLGLMTYGALNVLITNPRDIPGFVKEMGQHRFTTLSGLNTLFVGLMNNAEFKKLDFSSLKLTIAGGMAMQRSVAEKWEQMTGCTVAEGFGMTETSPVVSLNPPYAIQVGTIGIPVPGTDVKIVDEEENELPLGESGELCVRGPQVMKGYWQREEATKETMTEDGEWLKTGDIALLQEDGYLRIVDRKKDMILVSGFNVYPNEVEDEASKHPAVVECAAVGVPDDKSGEAVKLFVVKSDPNLTSEDVIAHCRKHLTGYKIPRYVEFRTDLPKTNVGKILRRELRGQ; via the coding sequence ATGGTTGATAGAATTTGGTTAGATATTTATCCCCAAGGTGTTTCTTCTGAAATCGATTTTGGCGACTATGAAAGTGTGTTGGATGTGTTTGATTCGGCCTGTAAGAAATACGCAGACCGACCGGCTTTCCATAACATGGGCGTTACCATTACCTACGGCGAGCTGGATAAGCTTAGCGCGGATTTCGCAGCCTACCTGCAGAATCATACGGATCTGAAGCCAGGCGATCGCATTGCAGTGCAGATGCCGAATCTGATTCAATATCCCATTGTGACTTTTGGCGCTATGCGAGCCGGTCTCATTGTGGTGAATACCAACCCGATGTACACCACCCGGGAAATGGAGCACCAGTTCAATGACGCCGGATGCAAGGCGTTAGTGGTATTGGCGAACTTTGGTGATGCGGTTGCCGATGTATTACCAAAGACCGGTATCAAGCATGTCATTATTACCCAGGTTGCTGATATGCAGCCGATGATAAAGCGGGTATTGATGAATTTTGTGATTAAGCACATCAAGAAAATGGTGCCGGATTTCAAAATCAAAGGGGCGGTTTCATTTACCAAAGCCATGAGCCTCGGTGGCTCTGCGACCTACAAAGAAGATGCCAATCCATCCTTGGATGATGTGGCTGTATTGCAATATACGGGGGGCACCACGGGAGTAGCAAAAGGCGCAATGCTGACCCATAGAAACCTGGTTGCGAATATGCTGCAAATGGATCTTTCCCTGCGTACGCTGCGGCCGGGTCAGGAAGTCGCTATCACGCCGCTACCGCTTTACCATATTTTTTCCTTCACTGTTAATTGTTTGGGATTGATGACGTACGGTGCCCTCAACGTCCTGATTACCAATCCTCGTGATATTCCCGGATTCGTGAAAGAAATGGGGCAACACCGCTTCACGACTTTGTCCGGACTTAACACCTTATTTGTGGGGTTAATGAATAATGCCGAATTCAAGAAACTGGATTTCAGTTCATTAAAACTCACCATTGCCGGTGGTATGGCAATGCAGCGTAGTGTAGCCGAAAAGTGGGAGCAGATGACGGGATGCACCGTTGCTGAAGGCTTTGGAATGACAGAAACGTCGCCGGTGGTTTCATTGAACCCACCCTATGCGATTCAGGTTGGCACAATCGGAATTCCTGTACCGGGAACCGATGTGAAAATCGTAGATGAAGAAGAAAACGAATTGCCATTGGGCGAAAGTGGTGAGCTTTGCGTTCGCGGTCCCCAGGTAATGAAGGGGTATTGGCAGCGCGAAGAAGCCACCAAGGAAACCATGACTGAAGATGGTGAATGGCTGAAAACGGGGGATATCGCCCTCCTACAGGAAGATGGTTATCTGCGCATAGTGGATCGTAAAAAAGACATGATCCTGGTGTCCGGATTTAATGTATACCCTAATGAAGTAGAGGATGAGGCAAGCAAACATCCAGCGGTGGTCGAGTGTGCAGCCGTGGGCGTGCCGGACGATAAGAGTGGCGAGGCGGTGAAACTGTTCGTGGTGAAAAGCGATCCTAATCTTACATCAGAAGACGTCATAGCCCATTGTCGTAAACATCTGACGGGGTACAAAATTCCGCGTTACGTTGAATTTCGTACCGATTTACCGAAAACCAATGTAGGCAAAATATTGCGTCGGGAATTGCGCGGACAATAA
- a CDS encoding DUF547 domain-containing protein: MTRIHTVRYGVVVLFIWCIANGCLAAPDAKLWKKWQSSDPQSSATIDHSRWQVLLDRYLKQSGNPLVTLFDYQSVRKQDQQQLQEYIEYLVTRTPATYSRAVQKAYWINLYNALTVKLVLDHYPVESIRKIRFGWFSFGPWDEKLIEVDGDRISLNDIEHRILRPIWKDPRIHYAVNCASLGCPNLAPQAYTADNMEQLLEQGSRHYINHPRGVRFEGDSLVLSSIYDWYQTDFGGSLSALKNHLRRYANSGLRARLDSHESSVTYHYDWRLNSP; this comes from the coding sequence ATGACTCGAATTCACACCGTCCGGTATGGCGTAGTGGTACTGTTCATATGGTGTATTGCGAACGGATGCCTGGCGGCACCCGACGCCAAGCTGTGGAAAAAATGGCAAAGCAGCGACCCGCAATCATCGGCGACGATCGATCATTCCCGCTGGCAAGTGTTACTGGATCGTTATCTCAAGCAGTCAGGAAATCCGTTGGTCACGCTTTTTGACTATCAGTCGGTCCGTAAACAGGATCAACAACAGCTACAGGAATACATTGAATATCTGGTGACACGGACGCCGGCCACCTATAGTCGAGCGGTGCAAAAGGCCTATTGGATAAACTTATATAATGCTCTGACAGTAAAATTGGTGTTGGACCATTACCCGGTGGAGAGTATACGTAAGATCCGTTTCGGCTGGTTTTCTTTTGGCCCCTGGGATGAAAAGCTGATTGAGGTGGATGGCGATCGGATCAGCCTCAATGATATAGAGCACCGCATACTGCGGCCAATCTGGAAAGATCCGCGCATTCATTATGCGGTTAATTGTGCCAGTTTAGGCTGCCCCAATCTGGCTCCGCAGGCTTACACGGCAGATAATATGGAGCAATTGCTGGAGCAGGGCAGTCGGCACTATATAAATCACCCCAGGGGGGTCCGCTTTGAGGGCGACAGTTTGGTGCTATCTTCCATTTACGATTGGTACCAAACTGATTTTGGCGGCTCCCTGAGCGCGTTAAAAAATCATCTCAGGCGCTATGCAAATTCAGGACTTAGAGCCAGACTGGACAGTCATGAGTCATCTGTGACATACCATTACGATTGGCGCTTAAACTCGCCCTGA